One Peribacillus simplex NBRC 15720 = DSM 1321 genomic region harbors:
- the agaV gene encoding PTS N-acetylgalactosamine transporter subunit IIB: protein MSAPNILLTRIDNRLIHGQVGVTWVNHLGANLIVVANDKVSTDEVQQNLMDMVLPDVIQSRYFSLQKTIDVIHKASPRQKIFLVVIDVHDAWALKEGGVPIDLLNIGNMHYEEGKKQISSTVSVDEKDIAAFKRLGELGVKLDLRRVPSEKGQNILDLF, encoded by the coding sequence ATGTCAGCTCCAAATATTTTACTAACCAGAATTGATAATCGTTTAATACATGGACAAGTGGGGGTTACATGGGTCAACCATTTGGGGGCAAACTTAATTGTCGTTGCGAACGACAAGGTATCCACAGATGAAGTCCAACAAAATTTAATGGATATGGTATTGCCTGATGTTATTCAATCACGCTATTTTTCATTACAAAAAACGATTGACGTCATTCATAAAGCGTCTCCTCGTCAAAAAATATTCTTAGTTGTAATAGATGTGCATGATGCATGGGCGCTAAAGGAAGGCGGAGTGCCAATTGATCTGTTGAATATTGGAAACATGCATTATGAAGAAGGGAAAAAACAGATTTCATCCACTGTATCTGTTGATGAAAAAGATATCGCTGCATTTAAACGTCTAGGCGAACTTGGAGTAAAGTTGGATTTAAGAAGAGTACCAAGCGAAAAGGGACAAAATATATTAGATTTATTTTAA
- a CDS encoding PTS system mannose/fructose/sorbose family transporter subunit IID, producing MASNKYEDVTEAPDLQQKQLRNLVWRSLLLQASFNYERMQSAGWLYSILPGLRHIHKNKKDLSKSMKDHMEFFNTHPFLVTFIMGVILAMEQKKEDREAIRGIRVAMMGPLGGIGDALFYLTLLPITAGIGASLAVEGNPLGPIVFLISFNIIHFGVRFGLMNYGYKTGVKAIVKLKDGTKFVSRAASIVGLTVVGGLIATYVAFNVKYVWKSGDSKLNIQSDVLDMIMPAMLPLLYTLLMYWLLKKGRSPLMLIGLTVVVGLIGSYFNIL from the coding sequence ATGGCATCTAATAAATATGAAGATGTAACTGAAGCTCCGGATTTACAACAGAAGCAATTGCGAAACTTAGTATGGCGCTCTTTACTATTACAAGCATCTTTTAACTACGAACGTATGCAGTCGGCCGGATGGCTTTACTCCATTTTACCAGGGCTAAGGCATATCCATAAAAATAAAAAAGATTTAAGTAAATCAATGAAAGACCATATGGAATTCTTTAATACGCATCCTTTTTTAGTAACATTTATTATGGGCGTGATTTTAGCCATGGAACAAAAGAAAGAAGATAGAGAGGCTATTCGTGGCATTCGTGTTGCTATGATGGGTCCGCTTGGCGGTATAGGGGATGCATTGTTTTACCTTACTTTACTACCGATAACAGCGGGAATTGGTGCTTCATTAGCGGTAGAAGGGAACCCCCTTGGACCGATTGTATTTTTAATCTCATTTAATATTATTCACTTTGGTGTCCGGTTCGGATTAATGAACTATGGATATAAAACAGGTGTTAAAGCTATTGTGAAATTAAAAGATGGTACAAAATTCGTTTCCCGCGCTGCATCAATTGTAGGTTTGACAGTAGTTGGCGGATTAATTGCGACTTATGTTGCATTTAACGTTAAATATGTTTGGAAATCCGGAGACTCAAAATTAAATATCCAATCAGATGTATTAGATATGATCATGCCAGCGATGCTGCCGTTATTATATACGTTACTAATGTACTGGTTACTTAAAAAGGGGCGTTCTCCTTTAATGCTGATTGGCCTAACTGTTGTAGTCGGTTTAATAGGATCTTACTTTAATATCTTATAA
- the lacC gene encoding tagatose-6-phosphate kinase, with protein sequence MILAVTMNPSVDISYPVDRFKFDDVNRVKTVRKTAGGKGLNVARIIAQMEEEVLSTGVLGGTIGDYIVQELNKSNIPNDFLRIENESRNCIAILHEGMQTEILESGPTLSMEEGTAFLEKFECLLTTASLVTISGSLPKGLPTHFYRKMIEISCNKGKPVIVDTSGESLKQVLIHEKKPFAIKPNIAELTQLLGFEAEAGIIDLKQMLNHEIFKGIEWIIVSMGDKGAFVRHEDDYYQVTIPKIDVVNPVGSGDATVAGLAVALNRNQTVESVLKTAMTTGMLNTMEAVTGFININKFKQYFDFVKVEKID encoded by the coding sequence ATGATTTTAGCTGTAACAATGAACCCATCGGTCGATATTTCTTATCCGGTTGATCGATTCAAATTTGACGATGTCAACCGGGTAAAAACGGTACGAAAAACGGCTGGTGGAAAAGGCTTGAATGTTGCCCGAATTATCGCACAAATGGAAGAAGAGGTTTTGTCGACAGGTGTGTTAGGCGGAACGATTGGTGATTACATTGTTCAGGAATTAAATAAAAGTAATATTCCCAATGACTTTTTGAGAATCGAAAATGAATCAAGAAATTGTATTGCCATTCTTCATGAGGGAATGCAAACAGAGATTTTAGAGTCTGGACCGACGTTATCCATGGAAGAAGGGACAGCTTTTTTAGAAAAATTCGAATGCCTGCTTACAACCGCTTCACTTGTTACGATTTCAGGAAGTTTACCGAAAGGGTTACCAACTCACTTTTACCGTAAAATGATTGAAATCAGTTGTAATAAGGGAAAGCCCGTGATTGTTGATACGTCAGGGGAATCGTTAAAACAAGTTTTGATACACGAGAAAAAACCATTTGCCATCAAGCCGAATATTGCAGAATTGACTCAGCTGTTGGGCTTCGAAGCTGAGGCTGGAATCATCGATTTGAAACAAATGTTAAACCATGAGATTTTTAAGGGTATTGAGTGGATTATCGTGTCCATGGGTGATAAAGGTGCCTTTGTCAGGCATGAGGACGATTATTATCAGGTTACGATTCCAAAAATAGATGTGGTCAATCCTGTAGGGTCCGGAGATGCGACCGTTGCTGGGTTAGCTGTGGCACTGAACCGAAATCAAACGGTGGAGTCTGTCCTGAAAACGGCTATGACCACAGGAATGTTGAATACCATGGAAGCCGTAACCGGTTTTATTAATATAAACAAATTTAAACAGTACTTTGATTTCGTAAAAGTTGAAAAAATAGATTGA
- a CDS encoding PTS sugar transporter subunit IIA, protein MIGIVLTGHGSFPTGMLESVQLIAGEIKQVEVIPFEEDVTILEQVVFKAIDNVETGSGVVCFTDLAGGTPFNVCSRIASDKDNIRVVAGTNLPMLLSGFFHRELSLDAFIDKILKDGKENIKEFKKIQQQTEEDVAGI, encoded by the coding sequence ATGATTGGAATTGTGCTAACAGGACATGGTTCTTTTCCAACTGGAATGCTTGAGTCGGTCCAGTTAATTGCTGGAGAAATAAAGCAAGTAGAGGTTATTCCATTTGAAGAAGATGTAACAATTTTAGAGCAAGTTGTATTTAAAGCTATTGACAATGTGGAAACAGGATCAGGAGTGGTATGTTTTACAGACTTAGCGGGTGGAACTCCATTTAATGTGTGTTCTAGGATTGCTTCAGATAAAGATAATATTCGGGTAGTAGCTGGAACAAACTTACCTATGTTGTTGAGCGGATTTTTTCACCGAGAACTCAGTCTCGATGCATTTATCGATAAAATCTTAAAAGATGGTAAAGAGAATATAAAGGAATTTAAAAAAATACAGCAACAAACAGAAGAAGATGTAGCTGGAATATAA
- the lacD gene encoding tagatose-bisphosphate aldolase, whose product MLDLTKNKLEALKRLSDENGVIGALAIDQRGSLKKMIAAGDASQVGDEGIIRFKELVSEELTPLATAILLDPEYGLPAAKVRNKNAGLLVAYEKTGYDASEVGRLPDLLPECSVKRLKEAGADAIKFLLYYDVDEEEKINNYKHVYMERVGSECAAEDIPFFLEIVSYDAGNNDVKSKEYAKVKPNKVIRAMKEFSKPQYQVDVLKVEVPVDMNFVEGYAVGEIVYSKEEAAFLFKEQSEATELPFIFLSAGVSAKLFQETLKFAKESGSTFNGVLCGRATWKDGVASFAINGEQAGRAWLQDTGKRNIEELNVVLKETASSWFEKVK is encoded by the coding sequence ATGTTAGATCTCACCAAAAATAAATTAGAAGCTCTTAAACGTTTATCGGATGAAAATGGCGTGATTGGAGCATTAGCCATTGATCAACGTGGCTCTTTGAAAAAAATGATTGCGGCTGGCGATGCAAGTCAAGTGGGAGATGAAGGTATCATCCGGTTCAAAGAATTGGTTTCTGAGGAATTAACACCGCTTGCAACCGCTATTCTATTGGACCCAGAATATGGTTTGCCGGCAGCAAAGGTCCGCAACAAGAATGCAGGTTTATTAGTGGCCTATGAAAAAACCGGTTATGATGCGTCAGAAGTGGGCCGGTTGCCTGACTTATTACCGGAATGTTCAGTAAAACGTTTGAAGGAAGCCGGCGCTGATGCTATCAAATTCTTACTTTATTATGATGTAGATGAAGAAGAGAAAATCAATAACTATAAGCATGTCTATATGGAACGGGTTGGATCCGAGTGTGCGGCTGAAGATATTCCATTTTTCTTGGAAATAGTCTCTTATGATGCTGGAAATAATGATGTGAAAAGTAAAGAGTACGCAAAAGTGAAACCGAATAAAGTGATCAGGGCCATGAAGGAGTTCTCCAAACCTCAATATCAAGTTGATGTGTTGAAAGTTGAAGTTCCGGTAGATATGAACTTTGTGGAAGGATATGCAGTAGGCGAAATTGTTTACAGTAAAGAAGAAGCTGCATTTCTTTTCAAAGAACAGAGTGAAGCAACAGAACTGCCCTTTATCTTCTTAAGTGCAGGGGTAAGTGCAAAGCTATTCCAAGAAACATTGAAATTTGCCAAAGAATCCGGTTCTACCTTTAACGGTGTGTTATGTGGCCGGGCAACCTGGAAAGATGGTGTGGCATCATTTGCTATAAATGGTGAACAAGCAGGACGTGCCTGGTTACAAGATACAGGTAAAAGAAATATTGAAGAACTGAATGTAGTATTGAAGGAGACAGCCAGTTCCTGGTTCGAGAAAGTAAAATAA
- the nagA gene encoding N-acetylglucosamine-6-phosphate deacetylase, with product MKYYIKAERYLMENEEKTGGYLQVNNGLFGEFSETVSTDSDVFDWSGHTIAPGLFDTHIHGIKGYDIMDGTIEAVQEISKAILQLGVTRFLPTTLTSSKTDLNQAIFAITEAVRQGLPGAQSEGIFLEGPYFSEQHKGAQNSIYFRDPDFKEFQELKRLSEGTIVKIALAPERENTLDFIKNVSKEGVFVCIAHTNASHDCCKKAINAGAQNFVHLFNGMSGLHHRNPGVVGAALTDSNTFAELICDGFHVHPDIATLALHVKGDKLVLITDCMRAGLMPDGEYQLGEFTVVMKDGMARTETGSLAGSTLKLIDGVKNLKSWSSEPLYKIWHSASLSPAASIGKDKKFGSLSSGKIADYVILNKKLDVQATAVDGVVRYRRG from the coding sequence GTGAAATATTATATCAAAGCAGAACGATATTTAATGGAGAATGAAGAAAAAACAGGTGGATATTTGCAAGTGAATAATGGATTATTTGGTGAATTTTCAGAGACGGTTTCCACAGATTCCGATGTGTTCGATTGGAGTGGACATACAATTGCCCCGGGTTTATTTGACACTCATATTCATGGAATCAAAGGTTATGACATAATGGACGGAACTATCGAAGCAGTTCAGGAAATCTCGAAAGCAATTTTACAACTTGGTGTTACGCGTTTTTTACCAACAACATTGACATCGTCTAAAACAGATTTGAATCAAGCCATTTTCGCGATAACAGAAGCGGTCAGACAAGGACTGCCTGGCGCACAATCAGAAGGTATTTTTTTGGAAGGCCCCTACTTTTCCGAACAACATAAAGGAGCACAAAATTCTATTTATTTTCGAGATCCGGATTTTAAGGAATTTCAAGAATTAAAGAGACTTTCAGAAGGAACTATTGTAAAAATTGCCCTAGCTCCTGAACGGGAAAACACGTTAGATTTTATTAAAAATGTAAGTAAAGAAGGTGTATTTGTCTGCATAGCACATACGAACGCAAGTCATGATTGCTGTAAGAAGGCTATTAATGCGGGTGCCCAAAACTTTGTCCATTTATTTAACGGCATGTCAGGATTACATCATCGTAACCCAGGTGTGGTAGGTGCGGCATTAACGGATTCTAACACATTTGCTGAATTAATTTGTGATGGTTTTCATGTACATCCAGACATTGCAACATTGGCATTACATGTTAAAGGGGACAAGCTTGTCCTAATTACGGACTGTATGCGCGCAGGGTTAATGCCTGATGGAGAGTATCAACTAGGTGAATTCACTGTTGTAATGAAAGATGGTATGGCTCGAACAGAAACAGGATCTTTAGCTGGTAGCACTTTGAAATTAATTGATGGAGTCAAAAATTTAAAAAGTTGGAGTAGTGAACCACTGTATAAAATATGGCACAGTGCTTCATTATCACCAGCAGCAAGCATAGGAAAAGATAAGAAATTCGGTAGCCTATCAAGTGGGAAAATAGCTGATTACGTGATCCTGAATAAGAAGTTAGATGTTCAAGCCACAGCTGTTGATGGTGTAGTCAGGTATAGAAGAGGTTGA
- a CDS encoding ROK family protein, with protein sequence MKKAIGIDIGGTKIAAGIITESGELLKRVDVKSDPSDRENMFVRVLEAVEQVLEKSPFSLADIEGIGVGVPGKVDCENGIAIFQNNLPWKQFPITARLREHFGLEQISIDNDVYMAAFAEWKAAQVKRNETFVYVTISTGISCSIIQNGSFFRGAGFAGELGLIPVLSKADNKGIKRLEKVAAGPAIEKLAEKELKVETISTKEVFAGYANGTCEYLPIIEEVTDNLAQGLYSISCLLDPHKMVFGGSVIVNNPFLLKLMKEKLKSYQLPEQQHILGQMRISTLQQDNGVVGAGLRVFERL encoded by the coding sequence ATGAAAAAGGCAATCGGCATTGACATTGGAGGGACAAAAATTGCAGCGGGTATCATTACGGAATCGGGAGAATTGCTAAAGCGCGTGGATGTAAAAAGTGATCCTTCAGATCGGGAAAATATGTTTGTCAGAGTATTAGAAGCAGTGGAACAAGTTCTTGAAAAATCACCTTTTTCCTTAGCTGACATAGAGGGCATCGGTGTGGGTGTACCAGGTAAAGTTGATTGTGAAAATGGCATAGCTATTTTTCAAAATAATTTACCTTGGAAACAGTTTCCCATCACTGCCCGTTTACGGGAGCATTTCGGACTTGAACAGATAAGTATTGACAATGATGTCTATATGGCGGCATTTGCCGAGTGGAAGGCAGCTCAGGTAAAGCGGAACGAGACATTTGTCTATGTGACTATTAGTACCGGAATCTCTTGTTCTATCATTCAAAATGGTTCATTTTTCAGGGGGGCCGGATTCGCTGGGGAACTTGGGTTGATACCGGTACTTTCGAAGGCAGACAATAAAGGAATTAAGCGATTGGAAAAAGTGGCTGCTGGACCTGCCATCGAAAAGTTGGCGGAAAAGGAATTGAAAGTTGAAACAATTTCCACTAAAGAAGTCTTTGCAGGCTATGCAAATGGGACTTGTGAATATCTACCCATCATTGAAGAAGTGACTGACAACTTAGCTCAAGGACTTTATTCGATTTCCTGTTTATTGGATCCACATAAAATGGTTTTCGGAGGCAGTGTCATCGTAAACAATCCTTTTCTGCTTAAGTTAATGAAAGAAAAACTAAAAAGCTACCAATTACCTGAACAACAACATATTTTAGGCCAAATGAGAATCAGCACTTTACAGCAAGATAATGGCGTCGTTGGTGCAGGATTGAGAGTATTCGAGAGGTTATAA
- a CDS encoding carbohydrate ABC transporter permease has protein sequence MVMPFLWMILTSLKTYAESIHVPPVIIPKDFQWGNYIEVFGLLPFFKFMFNTFIITVVRTAGQLFLCSLAAYAFARIEFPGRNILFMLALSVLMVPGQVFLLPQYMIMVELGWLNTLQAVIVPGLFSAFGTFLLRQFFMGLPKELEEAARLDGCNHFQIYWKVMLPLAKPGLIALGIFTTLWSWNELMWPMIVNSSPEAMTLSVGLSSLQGQYLTNYPILMAGSFLAILPMLILFIFLQKQFIEGIAVTGGK, from the coding sequence ATGGTCATGCCTTTTTTATGGATGATCTTAACCTCATTAAAAACTTATGCTGAGTCTATTCATGTTCCGCCAGTTATAATTCCTAAGGATTTCCAATGGGGGAACTATATAGAGGTTTTTGGACTTTTGCCTTTTTTCAAATTTATGTTTAATACCTTTATAATTACGGTCGTCCGGACAGCAGGGCAGCTATTTTTGTGTTCGTTAGCCGCCTATGCATTCGCTCGGATTGAATTTCCAGGCAGGAATATTCTGTTTATGTTAGCTTTATCGGTATTAATGGTACCAGGACAAGTGTTTTTACTCCCGCAATATATGATTATGGTGGAACTTGGCTGGCTAAACACATTACAGGCGGTAATAGTCCCAGGTCTGTTTAGTGCATTCGGTACGTTCCTGCTAAGGCAATTCTTTATGGGTCTTCCAAAAGAACTAGAAGAGGCCGCCAGACTTGATGGCTGTAACCATTTCCAAATTTACTGGAAAGTAATGCTTCCCCTCGCCAAGCCGGGCTTGATTGCTTTGGGTATTTTCACTACTCTTTGGAGCTGGAATGAATTGATGTGGCCAATGATTGTAAATAGTTCTCCCGAAGCAATGACACTTTCTGTCGGATTGTCATCGCTCCAAGGTCAATATTTAACAAATTATCCTATACTTATGGCAGGCTCCTTTTTAGCGATACTGCCAATGCTGATTTTATTTATCTTCTTGCAAAAACAATTTATTGAAGGAATTGCAGTTACAGGCGGAAAATAA
- a CDS encoding carbohydrate ABC transporter permease: protein MNTNAKLKVSNLTKTRKSSDFFWAYLMIAPTMLGLFIFYLWPIFQTLYFSFTEWGAFGQYEWTGLDNYKRMLEDTNLLKSFKNTGIYIIITVPIGIFFSIIIAVLLNQKIKGKSVYRTLYFLPVITMPAAIAMVWKWLYNSDYGLLNYLLSLFGIKGPQWVSDPKIALYSIIVVAIWSGIGYNMVIFLSGLQGIPKSYYEAAEMDGAGPISVFFKITLPLLSPVIFFVSITSLIGAFQVFDLIFMMIGKSSTALESTQSVVYLFYQHAFVLNDKGYAAAIAVLLLIVILIITAIQMVLQKKWVHYD from the coding sequence GTGAATACGAATGCAAAACTTAAGGTTTCCAACTTAACGAAGACAAGGAAAAGTTCAGACTTCTTTTGGGCTTATCTCATGATTGCCCCTACCATGCTCGGTTTGTTCATTTTTTACCTGTGGCCTATCTTTCAGACCTTATATTTTAGTTTCACCGAATGGGGAGCATTTGGTCAATATGAGTGGACGGGGTTAGATAACTATAAGCGGATGCTTGAGGATACTAACCTTTTGAAATCATTTAAGAATACTGGGATTTATATTATTATCACTGTCCCAATCGGGATTTTCTTCTCTATTATAATAGCGGTACTCCTAAACCAGAAAATTAAAGGGAAATCCGTTTATCGCACATTATATTTCTTACCCGTAATTACAATGCCTGCAGCCATCGCAATGGTTTGGAAATGGCTTTATAATTCTGATTACGGACTGCTAAACTATCTTTTGTCTTTATTTGGGATCAAGGGTCCACAGTGGGTAAGTGATCCGAAAATTGCCTTATATTCGATTATTGTGGTAGCAATCTGGAGTGGAATTGGTTATAATATGGTCATTTTCCTTTCCGGACTTCAAGGAATTCCAAAGTCCTATTATGAAGCGGCGGAAATGGATGGAGCAGGGCCGATCAGTGTGTTCTTTAAAATTACACTGCCACTGCTCTCTCCTGTTATTTTCTTTGTAAGCATCACTTCTCTAATTGGTGCTTTTCAGGTGTTTGATTTAATTTTCATGATGATTGGAAAAAGTAGTACAGCCTTGGAAAGCACTCAATCGGTTGTTTATTTATTCTATCAGCACGCTTTCGTTTTAAACGATAAGGGATATGCAGCAGCAATCGCTGTTCTACTATTAATAGTTATCCTAATTATCACTGCAATCCAAATGGTCTTACAGAAAAAATGGGTTCATTATGACTAA
- a CDS encoding SIS domain-containing protein, whose translation MFTLDNEKLESLGASITTEEIKQQPVLWDETYLLYTKKHAETQAFLQKLAEQHERIRVIFTGAGTSAYVGDTVTPYLKGKVDEKKWELLSVPTTNLVSNPYEFLNANFPTLLVSFARSGNSPESVAAIELAEQIVTNFYQLTITCANDGELAKRAKDDEHNFLLLMPERANDQGFAMTGSYSCMTLTTLLVFDQLPLEEKGSIVQTIRQMGESVIRREGDIQKIVDRNFDRIIYLGSGSLEGLARESQLKVLELTAGKIVTAFDSPLGFRHGPKSFVNEKTLVFVFVSNHPYTRQYDLDMLNELQRDNIANYICAIEVDGQTRFVGNTFLFGRDAQSVPDVYLALPFVMIGQTVSLLASVKVGNTPDTPSPTGTVNRVVKGVTVYEYE comes from the coding sequence ATGTTTACACTTGATAATGAAAAATTAGAATCGTTAGGTGCATCGATTACAACAGAGGAAATCAAGCAGCAACCTGTTTTATGGGATGAAACCTATCTATTGTATACAAAGAAACACGCAGAGACTCAAGCATTTTTGCAAAAACTGGCTGAGCAACATGAACGAATTCGTGTCATTTTTACAGGTGCTGGAACTTCTGCCTATGTTGGAGATACTGTCACACCTTATTTAAAAGGAAAAGTGGATGAAAAAAAGTGGGAATTGCTGAGTGTTCCGACTACCAATTTGGTGTCAAACCCCTATGAATTTTTAAATGCAAATTTCCCAACCTTGCTGGTTTCATTTGCTCGAAGCGGCAATAGCCCCGAAAGTGTGGCTGCCATAGAATTAGCTGAACAAATCGTAACGAACTTCTACCAGTTAACGATTACTTGTGCAAATGATGGCGAGTTAGCGAAAAGGGCAAAAGATGATGAACACAATTTTTTATTATTGATGCCCGAAAGAGCCAATGATCAAGGATTTGCCATGACCGGAAGCTACTCATGCATGACATTAACAACATTACTCGTTTTTGATCAGCTGCCATTGGAGGAAAAAGGATCAATTGTCCAAACGATTCGCCAAATGGGTGAAAGTGTTATTCGTAGAGAAGGGGATATCCAAAAAATAGTCGACCGTAATTTTGACCGGATCATATATTTGGGCTCAGGAAGTTTAGAAGGGTTAGCGAGAGAATCGCAGTTAAAAGTATTAGAGCTAACAGCGGGTAAAATTGTAACAGCATTTGATTCGCCATTGGGATTCCGTCATGGGCCTAAATCTTTTGTCAATGAAAAAACGTTGGTTTTTGTTTTTGTTTCCAATCACCCTTATACACGTCAATATGATTTGGATATGTTAAATGAATTGCAGCGAGATAACATTGCTAACTACATTTGTGCCATTGAAGTCGATGGCCAAACCAGGTTTGTTGGGAACACGTTTTTATTCGGCAGAGATGCTCAATCCGTACCGGATGTTTACCTGGCATTACCTTTTGTCATGATTGGGCAAACTGTCTCACTACTAGCTTCCGTAAAAGTCGGTAATACACCGGATACACCTTCACCGACAGGTACGGTAAACCGTGTAGTAAAAGGCGTAACCGTATACGAATATGAGTAA
- the agaW gene encoding PTS N-acetylgalactosamine transporter subunit IIC has product MLVEALLIALWAGIIGVDLFNGLTHIHRPVVTGLVVGLILGDVQTGLIVGGTLELIWMGMVPLAGAQPPNVVIGGVIGTAFGIIAGQDPKVAVGVAIPFAVAVQGLITLFFTVFAPMMHKADQYALEANYKGIERINYLGLLILFTFYAVIAFLPIFFGAEKASGFVETVPQWIIGGLSIAGGIMPAIGFAMLLKIMMKVEYIMFFIIGFVAAAYLKMPILAIALIGLAIALYDYYQNKEKQGPDKYQPSEEEITDGI; this is encoded by the coding sequence ATGTTGGTCGAAGCATTATTGATTGCTTTATGGGCTGGGATTATCGGTGTCGATCTATTTAATGGATTAACCCATATTCACCGTCCGGTCGTTACGGGACTTGTAGTTGGTCTTATTTTAGGGGACGTTCAGACTGGTTTAATAGTTGGAGGAACTTTGGAGTTAATTTGGATGGGAATGGTGCCACTTGCTGGTGCACAACCACCGAACGTTGTTATTGGAGGAGTAATTGGAACAGCATTTGGTATTATTGCTGGTCAGGACCCAAAAGTTGCAGTTGGGGTGGCCATTCCGTTTGCTGTAGCTGTACAAGGATTAATTACCTTATTTTTCACAGTATTTGCACCAATGATGCACAAAGCCGATCAATATGCACTAGAAGCAAACTATAAAGGTATTGAACGAATAAATTATTTAGGCTTGTTAATTCTGTTTACATTCTATGCAGTAATAGCGTTTTTACCTATTTTCTTTGGAGCAGAAAAAGCATCAGGATTTGTTGAAACAGTACCACAATGGATTATTGGCGGATTGTCCATTGCTGGAGGGATTATGCCAGCAATTGGATTTGCGATGTTATTGAAAATTATGATGAAAGTCGAATATATCATGTTCTTTATTATAGGATTTGTCGCAGCAGCCTATTTAAAAATGCCAATTTTGGCAATTGCGTTAATTGGTTTGGCAATCGCATTGTATGATTATTACCAAAACAAAGAAAAACAAGGTCCAGATAAATATCAGCCTAGTGAGGAGGAAATCACCGATGGCATCTAA